The Streptomyces sp. CC0208 genome window below encodes:
- the mycP gene encoding type VII secretion-associated serine protease mycosin, producing MSVSTRRAGLLSVLLAASVALVPPTAAHADGIRAKQWALDAMHTQQAWQTTKGAGVTVAVLDTGVENDHPDLVGNVLTGKDMIGFGATRGDRSWARHGTAMAGIIAGHGHGVGNGDGVMGIAPEAKILPVRVILEDGDPARAKARNTRGNALAEGIRWAADHGADVINLSLGDDSASAHPEAGEDDAVQYALRKGSVVVASAGNGGEKGDHISYPAAYPGVIAATAVDKFGTRASFSTRRWYATVAAPGDDVVIADPDHKYYEGWGTSAASAFVSGAAALVKAAHPDLTPAQIKRLLEDTARNAPAGGRDDSRGFGFIDPAAALKAADRLKPQGLQPASYGEKYFGPGPDTAKSEEHMASWVAPLAGGLGVALLIAAVFLWRGRRGPRRSYEGF from the coding sequence ATGAGCGTCAGCACCCGCAGGGCAGGTCTCCTGAGCGTCCTCCTCGCCGCCTCCGTCGCCCTCGTCCCGCCCACCGCCGCGCACGCCGACGGCATCCGCGCCAAACAGTGGGCCCTGGACGCCATGCACACCCAGCAGGCCTGGCAGACCACCAAGGGTGCCGGCGTCACCGTCGCCGTCCTGGACACCGGCGTCGAGAACGACCACCCCGACCTCGTCGGCAACGTCCTCACCGGCAAGGACATGATCGGCTTCGGCGCCACCCGCGGTGACCGCTCCTGGGCCCGGCACGGCACCGCCATGGCCGGCATCATCGCCGGTCACGGACACGGCGTCGGCAACGGCGACGGGGTCATGGGCATCGCCCCCGAGGCGAAGATCCTCCCCGTCCGCGTGATCCTCGAGGACGGCGACCCGGCCCGCGCCAAGGCCCGCAACACCCGCGGCAACGCCCTCGCGGAGGGCATCCGCTGGGCCGCCGACCACGGCGCCGACGTCATCAACCTCTCCCTCGGCGACGACTCCGCCTCCGCGCACCCCGAGGCCGGCGAGGACGACGCCGTCCAGTACGCCCTCAGGAAGGGCTCAGTCGTCGTCGCCTCGGCGGGCAACGGCGGCGAGAAGGGCGACCACATCTCCTACCCGGCCGCCTACCCGGGCGTCATCGCCGCGACCGCCGTCGACAAGTTCGGCACCCGTGCCTCCTTCTCCACCCGACGCTGGTACGCCACGGTCGCGGCCCCCGGCGACGACGTGGTCATCGCCGACCCCGACCACAAGTACTACGAGGGGTGGGGGACCAGCGCCGCCTCCGCGTTCGTCTCGGGCGCGGCCGCCCTCGTCAAGGCCGCCCACCCCGACCTGACGCCCGCGCAGATCAAGCGCCTCCTGGAGGACACGGCCCGCAACGCCCCCGCGGGCGGCCGCGACGACTCCCGGGGCTTCGGCTTCATCGACCCCGCGGCGGCGCTGAAGGCGGCGGACCGGCTGAAGCCGCAGGGCCTGCAGCCGGCCTCCTACGGCGAGAAGTACTTCGGCCCGGGACCGGACACCGCCAAGTCGGAGGAGCACATGGCGAGTTGGGTGGCCCCGCTGGCGGGCGGCCTGGGTGTGGCCCTGCTGATCGCCGCGGTGTTCCTGTGGCGCGGCCGCCGCGGGCCCCGTCGGTCCTACGAGGGCTTCTGA
- a CDS encoding ATP-binding protein, which produces MSVGTRSARGVSEACAGGPAELGIDPDQLPDGLVVADEQGRVICFNAAAARITALSAEDALGQRLEKALPLEDLEGRRWWQLTDPYGGLAIRRRQPERNLLLPGGREVLVSAQYVRTEPTGPVHRVVVGLRDTEARRRTERSHAELIATVAHELRSPLTSVKGFTATLLAKWERFTDDQKRLMLETVDADADRVTRLIAELLDISRIDSGRLEVRRQPVDIGAAVGRHIQAYVAAGLAADRFLLRLEQPLPMLWADPDKIDQVLSNLLENAVRHGEGTVTIAITPTASPREDEDTGTSVTVSDEGPGIPEESMNRVFTRFWRGSKRGGTGLGLYIVKGIVEAHGGTITVGRGPQGGAEFRFTLPVSAPAYLT; this is translated from the coding sequence ATGAGTGTCGGCACGAGGAGCGCGCGTGGCGTGTCCGAGGCCTGTGCCGGTGGTCCCGCCGAGCTCGGCATCGATCCCGACCAGCTGCCCGACGGCCTCGTCGTCGCGGACGAGCAGGGCCGCGTGATCTGCTTCAACGCCGCCGCTGCCCGGATCACCGCCCTGAGCGCCGAGGACGCCCTCGGACAGCGGCTGGAGAAGGCCCTTCCGTTAGAGGACCTGGAGGGGCGGCGCTGGTGGCAGCTGACCGATCCCTACGGCGGTCTCGCGATCCGCAGGCGACAGCCCGAGCGGAACCTGCTGCTGCCGGGCGGCCGTGAGGTCCTGGTCTCCGCGCAGTACGTGCGCACCGAGCCCACCGGACCCGTCCACCGTGTCGTGGTCGGTCTGCGCGACACCGAGGCCCGTCGCCGCACCGAGCGCAGCCACGCCGAGCTGATCGCCACCGTCGCCCACGAGCTGCGCTCCCCGCTCACCTCCGTCAAGGGCTTCACCGCGACCCTCCTCGCCAAGTGGGAGAGGTTCACCGACGACCAGAAACGGCTGATGCTGGAGACCGTCGACGCGGACGCCGACCGGGTCACCCGCCTCATCGCCGAGCTGCTCGACATCTCCCGCATCGACTCCGGACGCCTTGAGGTGCGCCGCCAGCCCGTCGACATCGGCGCCGCCGTCGGACGACACATCCAGGCCTACGTCGCCGCCGGCCTCGCCGCCGACCGGTTCCTGCTGCGCCTGGAGCAGCCGCTGCCCATGCTGTGGGCCGACCCCGACAAGATCGACCAGGTGCTCAGCAACCTGCTCGAAAATGCGGTGCGGCACGGCGAGGGAACCGTCACCATTGCCATCACGCCCACGGCGTCCCCCCGCGAGGACGAGGACACCGGCACGTCGGTCACGGTGAGCGACGAGGGTCCCGGCATCCCGGAGGAGTCCATGAACCGCGTCTTCACCCGCTTCTGGCGGGGCAGCAAGCGCGGTGGCACCGGCCTCGGGCTCTACATCGTCAAGGGCATCGTCGAGGCCCACGGCGGCACCATCACGGTCGGCCGCGGCCCCCAGGGCGGCGCCGAGTTCCGATTTACGTTGCCCGTGAGCGCTCCGGCCTATCTGACCTGA
- the rplT gene encoding 50S ribosomal protein L20 gives MARVKRAVNAHKKRRAILEAASGYRGQRSRLYRKAKEQVTHSLVYNYNDRKKRKGDFRQLWIQRINAAARANGITYNRFIQGLKAANIEVDRKILAELAVNDATAFAALVEVAQKALPADVNAPKAA, from the coding sequence GTGGCACGCGTCAAGCGGGCAGTCAACGCCCACAAGAAGCGCCGGGCGATCCTCGAGGCGGCCTCCGGCTACCGCGGTCAGCGTTCGCGCCTGTACCGCAAGGCCAAGGAGCAGGTCACCCACTCGCTGGTCTACAACTACAACGACCGCAAGAAGCGCAAGGGCGACTTCCGTCAGCTGTGGATCCAGCGCATCAACGCCGCTGCCCGCGCCAACGGCATCACGTACAACCGCTTCATCCAGGGTCTGAAGGCCGCGAACATCGAGGTCGACCGCAAGATCCTGGCCGAGCTGGCCGTCAACGACGCGACCGCCTTCGCGGCGCTCGTCGAGGTCGCCCAGAAGGCGCTGCCGGCGGACGTGAACGCCCCCAAGGCCGCGTGA
- the pheS gene encoding phenylalanine--tRNA ligase subunit alpha, producing MSAPNKSYDPVEVEALKPEEIERMREEALAAFAAAGSLDALQEAKVAHTGGASPLALANREIGALPPHAKAAAGKLVGQARGAVNKALAARQAELEAERDQRVLVEEAVDVTLPYDRVPAGARHPLTTLSERIEDVFVAMGYEVAEGPQVEAEWFNFDALNIGPDHPARGEQDTFFVEGPEGGTESGVVLRTHTSPVQIRSLLSRELPVYVICPGVVYRTDELDATHTPVFRQVELLAVDEGLTMADLKGTMDHMVQALFGEGMKTRLRPNFFPFTEPSAEMDMVCYVCRGESVGNPDRPCRTCSSEGWIELGGCGMVNPKVLTACGVDPQKYSGFAFGFGIERMLMFRHNVEDMRDMVEGDVRFTRPFGMEI from the coding sequence ATGTCGGCACCGAACAAGTCGTACGACCCTGTAGAGGTCGAGGCCCTGAAACCGGAAGAGATCGAGCGCATGCGGGAAGAGGCGCTCGCCGCCTTCGCCGCAGCGGGCTCCCTCGACGCGCTCCAGGAGGCCAAGGTCGCCCACACCGGGGGCGCCTCCCCGCTGGCCCTCGCCAACCGCGAGATCGGCGCCCTGCCCCCGCACGCCAAGGCCGCCGCCGGCAAGCTGGTCGGTCAGGCCCGCGGCGCGGTGAACAAGGCCCTCGCCGCCCGCCAGGCGGAGCTGGAGGCCGAGCGTGACCAGCGGGTGCTGGTCGAGGAGGCGGTGGACGTCACACTGCCGTACGACCGCGTACCGGCCGGCGCCCGCCACCCGCTCACCACGCTCTCCGAGCGCATCGAGGACGTCTTCGTGGCCATGGGCTACGAGGTCGCTGAAGGCCCCCAGGTCGAGGCCGAGTGGTTCAACTTCGACGCGCTCAACATCGGCCCGGACCACCCGGCCCGCGGTGAGCAGGACACCTTCTTCGTCGAGGGCCCGGAAGGCGGCACCGAGTCCGGTGTCGTGCTGCGCACCCACACCTCGCCCGTGCAGATCCGCTCGCTGCTCAGCCGTGAGCTGCCGGTCTACGTGATCTGCCCCGGTGTCGTCTACCGCACCGACGAGCTGGACGCCACGCACACCCCGGTCTTCCGCCAGGTCGAGCTGCTTGCCGTCGACGAGGGCCTGACCATGGCCGACCTCAAGGGCACCATGGACCACATGGTCCAGGCCCTGTTCGGCGAGGGCATGAAGACCCGGCTGCGCCCGAACTTCTTCCCCTTCACCGAGCCGTCCGCCGAGATGGACATGGTGTGCTACGTCTGCCGCGGCGAGTCCGTCGGCAACCCCGACCGTCCCTGCCGTACCTGCTCCTCGGAGGGCTGGATCGAGCTGGGCGGCTGCGGGATGGTCAACCCCAAGGTGCTGACCGCCTGTGGCGTGGACCCGCAGAAGTACAGCGGCTTCGCCTTCGGGTTCGGCATCGAGCGGATGCTGATGTTCCGCCACAACGTCGAGGACATGCGAGACATGGTCGAGGGTGACGTCCGGTTCACCCGGCCGTTCGGGATGGAGATCTGA
- the rpmI gene encoding 50S ribosomal protein L35 — protein sequence MPKNKSHSGASKRFKITGSGKVLRERAGKRHLLEHKSSRVTRRLTGNAEMAPGDAAKIKKLLGK from the coding sequence ATGCCGAAGAACAAGTCGCACAGCGGTGCCAGCAAGCGCTTCAAGATCACCGGCTCCGGCAAGGTGCTGCGCGAGCGCGCCGGCAAGCGCCACCTGCTCGAGCACAAGTCGTCCCGCGTGACGCGTCGCCTCACCGGCAACGCCGAGATGGCCCCGGGCGACGCCGCGAAGATCAAGAAGCTTCTCGGCAAGTGA
- the infC gene encoding translation initiation factor IF-3, whose product MSAEPRINDRIRVPEVRLVGPSGEQVGIVPLAKALELAQEYDLDLVEVAATARPPVCKLMDYGKFKYESAMKAREARKNQAHTVIKEMKLRPKIDPHDYDTKKGHVVRFLKQGDKVKITIMFRGREQSRPELGYRLLQRLAEDVQDLGFIESNPKQDGRNMIMVLGPHKKKTEAMAEARQAQEARKADAKANPGKSQNAAESDEDEAGIETDVEVETPAEASAEA is encoded by the coding sequence ATCAGCGCCGAGCCCCGCATCAACGACCGGATTCGCGTTCCAGAGGTGCGACTTGTCGGTCCCAGTGGCGAGCAGGTGGGCATCGTCCCCCTGGCCAAGGCACTGGAGCTTGCGCAGGAGTACGACCTGGACCTGGTCGAGGTGGCGGCAACCGCCCGTCCGCCTGTGTGCAAGCTCATGGACTACGGGAAGTTCAAGTACGAGTCGGCCATGAAGGCCCGTGAGGCGCGCAAGAACCAGGCGCACACGGTCATCAAGGAGATGAAGCTCCGGCCGAAGATCGACCCGCACGACTATGACACCAAGAAGGGTCACGTCGTCCGGTTCCTCAAGCAGGGCGACAAGGTCAAGATCACGATCATGTTCCGTGGTCGCGAGCAGTCCCGGCCCGAGCTGGGCTACCGACTGCTGCAGCGTCTCGCGGAGGACGTCCAGGACCTCGGGTTCATCGAGTCGAACCCGAAGCAGGACGGCCGAAACATGATCATGGTTCTCGGTCCGCACAAGAAGAAGACCGAGGCGATGGCCGAGGCCCGCCAGGCGCAGGAAGCCCGCAAGGCAGACGCGAAGGCCAACCCCGGCAAGTCGCAGAACGCCGCGGAGTCCGACGAGGACGAGGCCGGCATCGAGACCGACGTCGAGGTCGAGACCCCGGCAGAGGCTTCCGCCGAGGCGTGA
- a CDS encoding serine hydrolase, with the protein MESSRAARRRARRFPRRPLMYTALACVTVVGATAGGTVYVKARAHSGSTVVSSAATPAVSSSSAATPAVSSSSAATPAVSSSSATTTEEAAMAEPVVDLDERLADAMTSVGVTGEQKVSTAVLDLESGDSAVHGDGAFDTASIVKVDILAALLLRHQEAGTRLSAREKAYATTMIENSDNASASALWDAIGRAAGLDAANETFGLTGTEGGDGALWGLTLTTAADQLILLQQVFGDDSKLSEASRSYVQGLMGRIEADQQWGVSAAADGSGWALKNGWLPRSTTGLWDVNSIGRVSVDGRAYLVAVLSNGNSTQAKGISLVEAAAKAAVSVFTAGDASASASANATSAAAR; encoded by the coding sequence ATGGAGTCCTCCAGAGCCGCCAGACGCCGCGCCCGCAGGTTCCCGCGACGGCCGTTGATGTACACCGCGCTGGCCTGCGTCACCGTCGTCGGTGCCACGGCCGGCGGGACGGTGTACGTGAAGGCGCGGGCGCACTCCGGGAGCACCGTCGTATCGTCGGCGGCGACGCCGGCGGTCTCGTCCTCGTCGGCGGCGACGCCGGCGGTCTCGTCCTCGTCGGCGGCGACGCCGGCGGTCTCGTCCTCGTCGGCGACCACGACTGAGGAGGCGGCCATGGCGGAACCCGTGGTGGATCTCGACGAGCGGCTGGCCGACGCCATGACGTCGGTGGGCGTGACGGGCGAGCAGAAGGTCTCGACGGCGGTGCTCGACCTGGAGTCGGGCGACAGCGCGGTCCACGGCGACGGCGCCTTCGACACGGCGAGCATCGTGAAGGTCGACATCCTGGCGGCGCTGCTGCTGCGGCACCAGGAGGCGGGCACGCGGTTGAGCGCGCGGGAGAAGGCGTACGCGACGACGATGATCGAGAACAGCGACAACGCCTCGGCGTCCGCGCTGTGGGACGCCATCGGGAGGGCCGCGGGGCTCGACGCCGCCAACGAGACGTTCGGGCTGACCGGTACGGAGGGCGGCGACGGGGCGTTGTGGGGGCTGACCTTGACCACGGCCGCCGACCAACTCATCTTGCTCCAGCAGGTGTTCGGGGACGACTCGAAGCTGAGCGAGGCCTCGCGGTCGTACGTTCAGGGACTGATGGGGCGGATAGAGGCCGATCAGCAGTGGGGGGTGTCGGCGGCGGCCGACGGGTCCGGCTGGGCGCTGAAGAACGGGTGGCTGCCGCGCAGTACGACCGGGCTGTGGGACGTCAACAGCATCGGACGGGTGTCGGTGGACGGCCGCGCGTATCTGGTGGCCGTGCTGTCGAACGGCAACTCCACTCAGGCGAAGGGGATTTCGCTGGTGGAGGCGGCGGCGAAGGCGGCGGTGTCGGTGTTCACGGCCGGAGACGCGTCGGCCTCGGCCTCGGCGAACGCCACGAGTGCGGCGGCTCGCTGA
- a CDS encoding RNA methyltransferase, with the protein MPPVAPELISPRSPRVSAARRLAKRNFRGKERLFLAEGPQAVREAAGHGLVELFATVEAAERYADIIGEARAVQARVHLAAEDVIADISTTVTPQGLVGICRFLDTPFEEILAARPKLVAVLANVRDPGNAGTVLRCADAAGAEAVVLTDASVDLYNPKAVRASVGSLFHLPVAVGVPVEEAVEGLRRAGVRILAADGAGTDDLDAELDKGTMGGPTAWVFGNEAWGLPEETRALADAVVRVPIHGKAESLNLATAAAVCLYASARAQRASGGCRSVTENQ; encoded by the coding sequence ATGCCCCCGGTTGCCCCCGAGCTGATCTCCCCCCGTTCCCCCCGCGTCTCCGCCGCCCGGCGGCTCGCCAAGCGGAACTTCCGGGGGAAGGAGCGGCTGTTCCTGGCCGAGGGACCGCAGGCCGTGCGGGAGGCCGCCGGGCACGGGCTGGTCGAGCTGTTCGCCACCGTGGAGGCGGCCGAACGCTACGCCGACATCATCGGAGAGGCCCGGGCCGTGCAGGCCCGCGTGCACCTCGCCGCCGAGGACGTCATCGCCGACATCTCGACGACCGTCACCCCGCAGGGGCTCGTCGGGATCTGCCGGTTCCTCGACACCCCCTTCGAGGAGATCCTCGCCGCCCGGCCGAAGCTCGTCGCCGTGCTCGCGAACGTACGGGACCCCGGGAACGCCGGCACCGTCCTGCGCTGCGCCGACGCCGCCGGAGCCGAGGCGGTCGTCCTGACCGACGCGTCCGTCGATCTCTACAACCCCAAGGCCGTACGGGCGTCGGTGGGCTCCCTCTTCCACCTGCCGGTCGCCGTGGGCGTGCCCGTGGAGGAGGCCGTCGAGGGGCTCAGGCGGGCCGGTGTGCGCATTCTCGCCGCGGACGGGGCCGGCACCGACGACCTCGACGCCGAGCTCGACAAGGGCACGATGGGCGGGCCGACCGCCTGGGTGTTCGGCAACGAGGCCTGGGGGCTCCCGGAGGAGACCCGCGCACTCGCGGACGCCGTGGTGCGCGTCCCGATCCACGGGAAGGCCGAGAGCCTGAACCTCGCCACCGCCGCCGCCGTATGTCTCTATGCGTCAGCCCGTGCACAGCGCGCCTCCGGAGGGTGCCGCTCCGTCACCGAGAACCAGTAA
- a CDS encoding DUF1844 domain-containing protein: MSDTPPPSADAPGSPDFDEMTRDIAEVPAVEVIVTVAVNLMSAAAVKLGLTEEGDKYKDLDEARKLIHALAGLLDGSATEISSFHAAPLRDGLKSLQLAFREASLVPDEPGQGPGEKYTGPIYG, translated from the coding sequence ATGAGTGACACCCCTCCCCCGTCTGCCGACGCCCCCGGCTCCCCCGACTTCGACGAGATGACCCGCGACATCGCCGAGGTCCCCGCCGTCGAGGTGATCGTGACGGTCGCGGTCAACCTGATGAGCGCCGCCGCCGTGAAGCTCGGTCTGACCGAGGAGGGCGACAAGTACAAGGACCTGGACGAGGCCCGCAAGCTGATCCACGCCCTCGCCGGCCTGCTGGACGGGAGCGCGACGGAGATCAGCTCCTTCCACGCGGCCCCGCTGCGGGACGGCCTGAAATCCCTCCAGCTGGCCTTCCGCGAGGCGTCCCTGGTCCCGGACGAGCCGGGCCAGGGCCCCGGCGAGAAGTACACCGGGCCGATCTACGGCTAG
- a CDS encoding SseB family protein, with protein sequence MANKNIPDPGFSDDDGSADPRLSAALAAWAEDRAAVGPVLEALEGARLLVPVVAVLGEVEEDENGLRREKTSDMAVPTLKAGSRTALPAFTSTDSLARWDPEARPVAVPLHQALQAAAHEKADTVVLDLAGPVPFELTGPALLALAEGRVSADPLADPAVIGAVRDAVAAEPAVLRAHLGPGQADGTLALVLEPSATPADAARAVAERLAADETLRARLVRGLDLAVLPAGATPPGEPLYVRG encoded by the coding sequence GTGGCGAACAAGAACATTCCCGACCCTGGCTTCTCCGACGACGACGGCTCCGCCGATCCCCGGCTGAGCGCGGCGCTCGCCGCCTGGGCCGAGGACCGCGCCGCCGTGGGCCCCGTCCTGGAGGCCCTTGAGGGAGCCCGGCTGCTCGTGCCCGTGGTGGCCGTGCTCGGCGAGGTCGAGGAGGACGAGAACGGGCTGCGCCGCGAGAAGACCAGTGACATGGCCGTCCCCACCCTCAAGGCCGGATCGCGGACCGCCCTGCCGGCCTTCACCTCCACCGACTCGCTGGCCCGCTGGGACCCCGAGGCCCGCCCCGTCGCCGTACCCCTGCACCAGGCGCTGCAGGCCGCCGCGCACGAGAAGGCCGACACGGTCGTCCTGGACCTGGCGGGCCCGGTGCCCTTCGAGCTGACCGGTCCCGCGCTGCTCGCGCTAGCCGAGGGCCGTGTGAGCGCCGACCCGCTGGCCGACCCGGCCGTGATCGGGGCCGTACGGGACGCCGTGGCCGCCGAGCCCGCCGTGCTCCGCGCCCATCTCGGGCCGGGGCAGGCCGACGGCACCCTGGCCCTCGTGCTGGAGCCGTCCGCGACGCCCGCGGACGCCGCACGGGCCGTCGCCGAGCGCCTCGCCGCCGACGAGACACTGAGGGCCCGCCTGGTGCGCGGCCTCGACCTGGCAGTCCTGCCGGCCGGGGCCACGCCGCCGGGCGAGCCCTTGTACGTACGGGGATGA
- the pheT gene encoding phenylalanine--tRNA ligase subunit beta — protein MRVPLSWLREYVDLPATETGRDVQAKLVSAGLEVETVEHLGADLKGPLVVGQVLTIEELEGFKKPIRFCTVDVGQANGTGEPQEIVCGARNFAVGDKVVVVLPGATLPGGFSISARKTYGKTSHGMICSGDELGMGDDGSHGIIVLPPETEVGKDAIELLELVDEVLDIAVTANRGDCLSIRGVAREAAIAYGLPLRDPALLDVPGPNAFGYPVQVSDPFGCDRFTARTVTGLSPEARSPLWLQRRLQKVGMRPISLAVDVTNYVMMELGQPLHAYDRSLVQGTIGVRRAEEGERIKTLDGVERKLHAEDLVITDERGPIGLAGVMGGANTEIADHAEGEGTTDVVIEAAHFDAVSIARTARRHKLSSEASRRFERGVDPQAAAAAAQRTVDLLVLLAGGTAEAGVTEVTAPSAPHTISVPADHPDKVAGVSYGRETVVRRLQEVGCDVYGQDELIVTVPSWRPDLQEINDLAEEVIRLEGYENLPSTLPRPPAGRGLTHRQRLHRRAGRVLAGAGYVEAPNYPFVSEQVFDQLGLEADDPARRVVRLTNPLNDEEPALRTSLLPGLLGALRRNDGRGSHDLALFETGLVFLPRSEQRVAAVLPVDRRPTDAEIAELDAALPEQPRHVAVVLAGAREQAGWWGRGRPADWADAVEAGRLVAREAGVELVVRGGQYGPWHPGRCAEFVVGDTVVGHAGELHPRVVKAFGLPARTCAMELDLDVLEAAGDDTPQAPNISTFPVATQDVALVVDKFVPHAEVEAALREGAGELLEGIRLFDVYENEEQLGDGRKSLAYALRFRAGDRTLTVDEASAARDAAVALAGERTGAVLRA, from the coding sequence ATGCGGGTCCCGCTTTCTTGGCTGCGGGAGTACGTCGACCTGCCGGCGACCGAAACCGGCCGTGACGTCCAGGCCAAGCTCGTTTCCGCAGGGCTTGAGGTCGAGACCGTCGAGCACCTCGGCGCCGACCTCAAGGGCCCCCTGGTCGTCGGCCAGGTGCTGACCATCGAGGAGCTGGAGGGCTTCAAGAAGCCGATCCGCTTCTGCACGGTCGACGTCGGCCAGGCCAACGGCACCGGCGAGCCCCAGGAGATCGTCTGCGGCGCCCGGAACTTCGCCGTCGGAGACAAGGTCGTGGTCGTGCTCCCGGGCGCCACGCTGCCCGGCGGCTTCTCGATCTCCGCCCGCAAGACCTACGGCAAGACCTCGCACGGCATGATCTGCTCCGGCGACGAGCTGGGCATGGGCGACGACGGCAGCCACGGCATCATCGTGCTGCCGCCCGAGACCGAGGTCGGCAAGGACGCCATCGAGCTCCTGGAACTGGTCGACGAGGTCCTGGACATCGCCGTCACCGCCAACCGCGGCGACTGCCTGTCCATCCGCGGTGTGGCCCGCGAGGCCGCCATCGCCTACGGCCTCCCGCTGCGCGACCCCGCGCTCCTCGACGTCCCGGGCCCGAACGCCTTCGGCTACCCGGTCCAGGTCTCCGACCCGTTCGGCTGCGATCGCTTCACCGCGCGCACCGTCACCGGTCTGAGCCCCGAGGCCCGCTCCCCGCTGTGGCTGCAGCGCCGGCTCCAGAAGGTCGGCATGCGCCCGATCTCGCTCGCCGTCGACGTCACCAACTACGTGATGATGGAGCTCGGCCAGCCGCTGCACGCCTACGACCGCTCCCTGGTCCAGGGCACCATCGGGGTGCGCCGGGCCGAGGAGGGCGAGCGGATCAAGACCCTCGACGGCGTCGAGCGCAAGCTGCACGCCGAGGACCTGGTCATCACGGACGAACGCGGCCCGATCGGTCTCGCGGGTGTCATGGGCGGCGCCAACACCGAGATCGCCGACCACGCCGAGGGTGAAGGCACCACCGACGTCGTCATCGAGGCGGCCCACTTCGACGCGGTCTCCATCGCGCGTACGGCCCGCCGCCACAAGCTGTCCTCCGAGGCGTCCCGGCGCTTCGAGCGCGGTGTCGACCCGCAGGCCGCCGCCGCTGCCGCGCAGCGCACGGTCGACCTGCTGGTGCTGCTCGCGGGCGGCACCGCCGAGGCCGGTGTCACCGAGGTCACCGCTCCGTCGGCCCCGCACACCATCAGCGTCCCGGCGGACCACCCCGACAAGGTCGCCGGTGTCTCCTACGGCCGCGAGACCGTCGTACGGCGTCTCCAGGAGGTCGGCTGCGACGTGTACGGGCAGGACGAGCTGATCGTCACCGTGCCGTCCTGGCGTCCCGACCTCCAGGAGATCAACGACCTGGCCGAAGAGGTCATCCGTCTGGAGGGCTACGAGAACCTGCCCTCCACGCTGCCCAGGCCGCCGGCCGGGCGTGGCCTGACCCACCGCCAGCGGCTGCACCGCCGGGCCGGGCGGGTGCTGGCCGGTGCCGGGTACGTCGAGGCGCCGAACTACCCCTTCGTGAGCGAGCAGGTCTTCGACCAGCTCGGCCTGGAGGCCGACGACCCGGCCCGCCGGGTCGTCAGGCTGACGAACCCGCTCAACGACGAGGAGCCCGCGCTGCGGACCTCGCTGCTGCCGGGTCTCCTCGGGGCGCTGCGGCGCAACGACGGGCGGGGCTCCCACGACCTGGCGCTGTTCGAGACCGGGCTGGTCTTCCTGCCGCGCTCGGAGCAGCGGGTCGCCGCGGTGCTGCCGGTCGACCGGCGTCCCACGGACGCCGAGATCGCCGAACTGGACGCCGCTCTGCCGGAGCAGCCGCGGCACGTGGCCGTGGTGCTCGCCGGGGCGCGCGAGCAGGCCGGCTGGTGGGGCAGGGGCCGTCCGGCCGACTGGGCCGACGCGGTCGAGGCCGGTCGCCTGGTCGCGCGTGAGGCCGGGGTCGAACTGGTCGTGCGGGGCGGTCAGTACGGGCCGTGGCACCCCGGGCGCTGTGCCGAGTTCGTGGTCGGCGACACCGTCGTCGGTCATGCCGGTGAGCTGCATCCGCGCGTCGTGAAGGCCTTCGGGCTGCCCGCCCGCACCTGCGCGATGGAGCTGGACCTGGACGTCCTGGAGGCGGCCGGCGACGACACCCCGCAGGCGCCGAACATCTCCACGTTTCCGGTGGCCACGCAGGATGTCGCCCTGGTCGTCGACAAGTTCGTGCCGCACGCCGAGGTCGAGGCCGCGCTGCGTGAGGGTGCGGGCGAACTCCTCGAGGGCATCCGGCTGTTCGACGTGTACGAGAACGAGGAGCAGCTGGGTGACGGGCGGAAGTCGCTGGCGTACGCATTGCGCTTCCGTGCGGGTGACCGGACGCTGACGGTCGACGAGGCTTCTGCGGCTCGGGACGCGGCGGTCGCCCTTGCGGGCGAGCGGACCGGGGCGGTGCTGAGGGCCTAG